A single window of Nicotiana sylvestris chromosome 3, ASM39365v2, whole genome shotgun sequence DNA harbors:
- the LOC138887580 gene encoding uncharacterized protein, with product MVGEKVLLKVSPMKGVMRFGKKGKLSPRFIGPFEVLWRIGEVAYELALPPNLSNVHMVFHVSMLRKYIGDPSHVMDFSTVQLHDDLTFDVEPIAILGRQVIRTSFVRLFDRKRNLRVSGVLKLESDVKLVF from the exons ATGGTAGGCGAGAAGGTTCtactaaaggtttcacccatgaagggtgttatgagatttgggaagaaagggaaattgagtccgcggttcattggaccttttgaggtgctttggaggattggggaagtggcttatgagcttgctttgccacccaacttgtcgaatGTGCatatggtatttcatgtttctatgctccggaagtatattggggatccatctcatgttatGGATTTTAGCACTGTTCAGTTgcatgatgatttgacctttgatgtggagccaatagctattttgggtcgtcag gtcattcggacgagtttTGTTAGGCTTTTTGAtagaaagcgtaatttgagagtttctGGAGTGCTTaaacttgaatccgatgttaaattggtgttttga